One genomic region from Microcystis panniformis FACHB-1757 encodes:
- a CDS encoding DUF3386 domain-containing protein yields the protein MTVATTNARDIFRSAYENRYTWDEGFPGYTADIILTQGEEVHTGKIQVNADYSVEVTGIDDEKVQESIYNQMRDIVTHRKRGNFDASHGKNQFNFGQDDPTGAVEILVTGDAMGSNYKVRGQEICQVSRVMGPMAFTINTEESLDTGEGYISIRYNAIFRNAKTDELKGKRDFKETYEKIGNYYLPSCQVINAIDAGGEKSTTEFTFINLQLLES from the coding sequence ATGACTGTAGCCACGACGAACGCCCGAGATATTTTCCGCTCCGCCTACGAAAACCGTTACACTTGGGATGAAGGATTCCCCGGTTACACTGCTGATATTATCCTCACCCAAGGAGAGGAAGTCCATACAGGCAAAATTCAAGTTAATGCCGATTATAGTGTGGAAGTAACGGGCATTGATGACGAGAAAGTGCAAGAAAGTATCTATAATCAAATGCGCGACATCGTTACTCACCGCAAAAGAGGCAATTTTGATGCCTCCCACGGCAAAAACCAGTTTAATTTCGGGCAAGATGATCCCACCGGTGCGGTAGAAATTCTTGTCACCGGCGATGCGATGGGGTCTAATTATAAAGTGCGCGGCCAGGAAATCTGTCAAGTCAGTCGAGTCATGGGACCGATGGCTTTTACTATTAATACCGAGGAAAGTCTCGATACGGGAGAAGGTTATATTTCTATTCGCTATAATGCCATTTTCCGCAATGCTAAAACCGATGAATTAAAGGGAAAACGTGACTTTAAGGAAACCTACGAAAAAATCGGTAATTATTATTTACCCTCCTGTCAAGTGATTAACGCAATCGACGCGGGGGGCGAAAAATCCACCACAGAATTTACTTTTATCAATCTACAGCTTTTAGAATCTTAA
- a CDS encoding NifU family protein: MSLTLTPDNVEQVLDEMRPYLMADGGNVELVEIDGPVVKLRLQGACGSCPSSTMTLKMGIERRLREMIPDIAEVEQAF, translated from the coding sequence ATGTCTTTAACACTGACTCCTGATAACGTCGAACAAGTTTTAGATGAAATGCGCCCCTACCTGATGGCGGATGGTGGTAACGTGGAATTAGTCGAAATCGACGGGCCAGTCGTCAAACTGCGTCTTCAAGGCGCTTGCGGTTCCTGTCCCAGTTCCACCATGACCCTAAAAATGGGCATCGAACGCCGTCTCCGGGAAATGATTCCAGACATTGCCGAAGTTGAACAAGCTTTCTAA
- a CDS encoding isocitrate/isopropylmalate family dehydrogenase: MTENIPTIVVMHGDQTGEELLLEALRLLQPSIIRQPLNFADFDLSLAQRRQSNNQVVHEAAEATLKTGLALKAATITPEIKGDVGSPNAILREAMNSQVILRIGRRIPGIRPIGGVYSPIAIVRMAVDDAYGAKEWRETTATGDEIAYRTSRISRATSRAVAEFTFQQAKKTGARVFGGPKFTVSATYEGMFKEELDAAAQRHPEVRYQPLLIDATFALLLQTDGEALVIPALNRDGDLLSDFVLQLYGSIAGAESLVLGFDEETLAVKTIMAEAPHGTAPALEGKNIANPMAMILASAALLGYIETSEARKASRAIYESVFETIHEGKKTPDLGGQMTMSEFTDEVIRRVVSKLEVWSALG; encoded by the coding sequence ATGACGGAAAATATCCCCACCATTGTGGTCATGCACGGCGACCAAACTGGAGAAGAACTATTACTAGAAGCCCTGAGACTATTACAACCCTCGATAATTCGTCAACCCCTTAACTTTGCCGATTTTGATCTTAGTTTAGCCCAGCGTCGCCAGAGTAACAATCAAGTGGTTCACGAGGCCGCTGAAGCGACTCTAAAAACCGGATTAGCCCTGAAAGCTGCTACTATCACCCCAGAAATCAAAGGAGATGTGGGCAGTCCCAACGCTATTTTAAGAGAAGCAATGAATTCTCAGGTAATTCTCCGCATCGGTCGCCGTATCCCCGGTATTCGTCCGATTGGGGGCGTTTATTCTCCCATTGCCATTGTCCGCATGGCCGTTGACGATGCCTACGGGGCCAAAGAATGGCGAGAAACCACTGCCACCGGCGATGAAATTGCCTATCGCACCTCGCGCATTTCTAGGGCTACCAGTCGCGCTGTGGCCGAGTTTACCTTTCAACAGGCCAAAAAAACCGGGGCGCGGGTATTTGGCGGCCCAAAATTCACCGTTAGTGCCACCTACGAAGGGATGTTTAAAGAGGAATTAGACGCGGCGGCCCAAAGACATCCGGAAGTGCGTTATCAACCCCTGTTAATTGATGCAACTTTTGCCCTACTTTTACAAACCGACGGCGAAGCTTTGGTGATTCCAGCACTTAATCGCGATGGCGATTTATTATCTGATTTTGTCTTGCAACTCTATGGCAGTATTGCCGGGGCCGAAAGTTTAGTTTTGGGATTTGATGAGGAGACCTTAGCGGTTAAAACCATTATGGCAGAAGCTCCCCACGGCACGGCCCCGGCTTTAGAGGGCAAAAATATCGCTAATCCCATGGCGATGATTTTAGCCTCGGCAGCTTTGTTAGGTTATATCGAAACTAGCGAAGCGCGCAAAGCTTCTCGGGCAATTTATGAAAGTGTCTTTGAAACTATTCACGAGGGCAAAAAAACCCCCGATTTAGGGGGCCAAATGACCATGAGTGAGTTTACCGATGAGGTGATTCGTCGTGTGGTCAGTAAGTTAGAAGTTTGGTCTGCTTTGGGGTAA
- a CDS encoding Rpn family recombination-promoting nuclease/putative transposase: protein MKTDSIFYQLLQRFPACFFDLLNLPPETANSYQFSSVEVKQLSFRLDGVFLPDTPNQPIYFLEVQFQKDNRFYSRFFSEIFLYLHQTDLSNNWQGVVIYPRRSVESVETARYGELINSGRILRFYLEELREGESLGISMLQLIIAPTARAIEQGKQLIPRIRQEFPKVKQQQELLELIETILVYKLPQVSRKEIEAMFSLSDLKQTKVYQEALEEGREEGREEGREEGRQEGRQEGRQEGRQEGRQEGRQEGELAAKLASIPRLLALGLNFEQIAQALELEIEQVRQATQGE from the coding sequence GTGAAAACTGACAGTATTTTCTATCAACTCTTACAAAGATTTCCCGCTTGTTTCTTTGATTTGTTGAACCTTCCCCCCGAAACCGCCAATTCTTATCAATTCTCCTCGGTGGAAGTTAAACAATTGTCCTTTCGTCTCGATGGAGTCTTTTTGCCTGATACACCCAATCAGCCTATTTATTTTCTAGAAGTACAATTTCAGAAAGATAATAGGTTTTATTCCCGTTTCTTCAGTGAAATCTTCCTCTATCTCCACCAAACGGACTTAAGCAACAATTGGCAGGGAGTAGTTATTTATCCTCGGCGTTCAGTGGAAAGCGTAGAGACGGCTCGTTATGGGGAGTTAATCAACTCAGGCAGAATTTTACGTTTTTATCTCGAGGAATTAAGGGAAGGGGAATCCCTGGGAATATCAATGTTACAGTTAATTATAGCACCAACCGCCAGAGCGATCGAGCAGGGAAAACAATTAATTCCACGGATTAGACAAGAATTCCCTAAGGTCAAACAACAGCAAGAACTTTTAGAATTGATAGAGACAATTTTGGTTTATAAGTTACCCCAAGTCAGTAGAAAGGAGATAGAAGCGATGTTTAGTTTAAGCGATTTAAAACAAACTAAAGTGTATCAGGAAGCTTTAGAAGAAGGTAGAGAAGAAGGTAGAGAGGAAGGTAGAGAGGAAGGCCGACAAGAAGGCCGACAAGAAGGCCGACAAGAAGGCCGACAAGAAGGCCGACAAGAAGGCCGACAAGAAGGCGAATTAGCGGCAAAATTAGCCTCTATTCCTCGTTTATTGGCCTTAGGATTAAACTTTGAACAGATAGCACAGGCTTTAGAATTAGAGATCGAACAGGTTAGACAAGCAACTCAAGGGGAATAG
- a CDS encoding O-linked N-acetylglucosamine transferase, SPINDLY family protein, with the protein MWHPDAYQALIAEDYPQVAAIYEEIIDNNSENISDYWYLGVAYLLQNLEAEAQVMWQSILSEGNPEQVKQWQAELEAVLDAEARRQQTKGDLAAVEYFRYHLQEIIPKSINNLLALFDLALDLEIFDPEELLNYPIQDNLRYNPDRELLLNVVLKSLLYPHELTLDLAQVSLPYLEELADSFIPQAFQIAARVTNEQQSPTFGVEIIKLCLQLRPNDLSLLEQLVNLYILAEDFDNSLITAYQLREICLTPTLKLYSNYLILLILLRWGVWQEIDHIYQEYHDLLQELTRQKNITLEPIIKTSFLNVSSPLPYLGDRALANRQLTNRIAEIFLDNNSFKTPLITNEKASEKLTIGYLASTFKHHSVGWLSRWLIHHHDREKLQIAIYTINQEEDEITRQWFRDSRDIIRHFPYAENPLEVAQQIQQDQIDILVDLDSLTHNITNQIMALKPAAKQVTWLGWDASGLATIDYYIADPYVLPQQAEEYYREKIYRLPETYLAVDGFEIGTPNLRREDLEIPPDATIYFSVQSGMKRHPDTIKLQMKILAQVPNSYFLIKGVGKTEKIQELFTEIAILEGVNPQRLRFLPRDIDEYTHRANLQIADVVLDTYPYNGATTTLEVLWQGIPLVTLVGEQFSARNSYTFMINAGIEAGIGWNEAEYIDWGVKLGLERSLRQDISHQLLGNRDTAPLWQGKKFAENMENAYLKIWEGS; encoded by the coding sequence ATGTGGCATCCTGACGCTTATCAAGCTTTAATTGCCGAAGATTATCCTCAAGTTGCGGCAATCTACGAGGAAATAATCGATAACAATTCCGAAAATATTTCTGACTATTGGTACTTGGGAGTTGCCTATCTTCTGCAAAATTTAGAAGCAGAAGCGCAGGTAATGTGGCAAAGTATTTTAAGCGAAGGCAATCCAGAACAAGTTAAGCAATGGCAAGCAGAATTAGAAGCGGTTTTAGACGCAGAAGCGCGACGACAACAAACAAAAGGTGATCTGGCAGCTGTAGAATATTTTCGCTATCATCTACAGGAAATTATTCCCAAGTCAATTAATAATTTATTAGCTTTATTCGACTTAGCTTTAGATTTAGAAATATTCGATCCAGAAGAACTACTTAATTATCCTATTCAAGACAATCTCAGATATAATCCCGATCGAGAATTGCTTTTAAATGTAGTTCTCAAAAGTCTTTTATATCCCCACGAATTAACTTTAGATTTAGCTCAAGTAAGTTTACCCTATCTGGAGGAATTAGCCGATAGTTTTATCCCGCAAGCTTTTCAGATAGCAGCACGAGTCACCAACGAGCAACAAAGTCCCACTTTTGGAGTGGAAATTATTAAACTTTGTCTGCAATTAAGACCAAATGATCTGAGTCTTTTGGAACAATTGGTTAACCTCTATATTTTAGCAGAAGACTTTGATAATTCTTTAATAACTGCCTATCAATTGCGAGAAATTTGTCTAACCCCAACCCTAAAGTTATACAGTAATTATCTAATTTTGTTAATACTTTTGCGCTGGGGAGTTTGGCAAGAAATTGATCATATTTATCAAGAATATCATGATTTATTACAGGAATTAACCCGTCAGAAAAATATCACTTTAGAACCGATTATTAAAACTAGCTTTCTCAATGTTTCTAGTCCCCTACCCTACCTAGGAGATCGAGCCTTAGCCAATCGACAATTAACTAATCGCATCGCCGAAATTTTTCTTGATAATAATAGTTTTAAAACTCCTTTAATTACAAACGAAAAAGCTTCAGAAAAACTAACTATTGGTTATCTTGCCAGTACCTTTAAACATCATTCTGTCGGTTGGTTAAGTCGTTGGTTAATTCACCATCACGATCGAGAAAAATTGCAAATAGCCATCTATACTATTAACCAAGAAGAAGATGAAATTACCCGTCAATGGTTCCGGGATAGCCGAGATATTATCCGTCATTTTCCCTACGCTGAAAATCCCCTAGAAGTTGCCCAACAAATTCAACAGGATCAGATAGATATTCTAGTAGATTTAGACAGTTTAACCCATAATATTACCAATCAGATCATGGCACTGAAACCCGCAGCAAAACAAGTGACTTGGTTAGGTTGGGATGCTTCTGGATTAGCAACTATTGATTATTATATCGCCGATCCCTACGTTTTACCCCAGCAAGCGGAGGAATATTATCGAGAAAAAATCTATCGTTTACCAGAGACATATTTAGCAGTGGATGGTTTTGAAATCGGTACTCCTAATCTACGTCGAGAAGATTTAGAAATTCCCCCCGATGCTACCATCTATTTTTCCGTACAAAGTGGCATGAAACGTCATCCTGATACTATTAAACTTCAGATGAAAATTCTCGCACAAGTCCCTAATAGTTATTTTCTGATTAAGGGAGTCGGTAAGACTGAAAAAATTCAAGAATTATTTACTGAAATAGCGATTCTGGAGGGAGTTAATCCCCAAAGATTGCGGTTTTTACCGAGAGATATAGATGAATATACCCATCGCGCTAATTTACAGATTGCTGATGTGGTGTTAGATACCTATCCCTACAATGGTGCTACCACCACCTTAGAAGTTTTATGGCAAGGAATCCCTTTAGTTACATTAGTAGGAGAACAATTTTCCGCCCGCAATAGTTATACTTTTATGATTAATGCCGGTATTGAAGCCGGAATTGGCTGGAATGAGGCAGAATATATCGACTGGGGAGTAAAATTAGGACTCGAGCGCTCCCTTCGTCAAGACATCAGCCATCAACTGTTAGGAAATCGTGACACAGCCCCCCTCTGGCAAGGGAAAAAATTCGCTGAAAATATGGAAAATGCCTATTTAAAAATCTGGGAGGGAAGTTGA
- a CDS encoding type II toxin-antitoxin system HicB family antitoxin — protein MTKLSPKVTAIIRSGEQQGYVGECVEISIVTQGNTLDEVVNNLQEAILLHLEGEDPREFGLVAKPSLQIIFELQPVICRMG, from the coding sequence ATGACAAAATTAAGTCCAAAAGTTACCGCAATTATTCGTTCTGGTGAACAACAAGGATATGTAGGTGAATGCGTGGAAATTTCGATTGTCACCCAGGGAAATACCTTAGATGAGGTGGTTAATAATCTCCAAGAAGCCATTTTACTGCATTTAGAGGGAGAAGACCCCAGGGAGTTCGGTCTAGTTGCCAAACCTTCTCTACAGATTATATTTGAGTTACAGCCAGTAATTTGTAGGATGGGTTAG
- a CDS encoding S1 family peptidase codes for MSRPIKRILAGAGSLLLGLSTPLLAVQSYAPALEPNQANAHSSQQLSEQQLRQLARAITVKVLSGQGWGSGILVEKQGGSYKVLTNDHVLGRYRYRGWQIQTPDGKIHRGELVRTVRLNDYDLGLVSFRSSQVYSIADLANVDDLAIGDEVFAAGFPFDGDRPTEQGFTFTVGKLSLFSDKSFSGGYQIGYTNKIKNGMSGGPLLNRQGKVIGINGIHAYPLWGKSYVFADGTVTSPALWEQMSRLSWAIPIGTFLQSGSSSPSASSRQRPAVSPPSVPTHREPTFSEDFPSPPSSTPREKNPAPTPLW; via the coding sequence GTGAGTCGGCCTATAAAAAGAATTTTGGCTGGTGCGGGCAGTTTATTATTGGGACTGTCCACACCTTTGCTTGCTGTCCAAAGCTATGCTCCTGCTCTGGAACCTAACCAGGCCAATGCCCATAGCTCTCAGCAACTTTCAGAACAACAGCTGCGTCAGTTAGCCAGAGCAATTACCGTTAAGGTGTTATCAGGGCAAGGCTGGGGTTCGGGCATTTTAGTTGAAAAGCAGGGTGGTTCCTACAAAGTCCTCACGAATGACCATGTTTTAGGGCGGTATCGCTATCGGGGTTGGCAAATACAAACCCCTGACGGCAAGATACATCGGGGTGAGTTGGTCAGAACAGTTCGCTTGAATGATTATGATTTAGGCTTAGTTTCTTTTCGCAGTAGCCAAGTTTATTCTATTGCTGATTTGGCTAATGTCGATGATCTCGCTATCGGAGATGAAGTTTTCGCCGCTGGCTTTCCCTTCGATGGCGATCGCCCGACAGAACAAGGATTTACCTTCACCGTGGGTAAACTGTCGCTTTTCAGTGATAAATCCTTTTCGGGAGGCTACCAAATCGGCTACACCAATAAGATTAAAAATGGCATGAGTGGCGGACCGCTGCTGAATCGGCAAGGTAAAGTTATTGGTATTAACGGCATTCATGCTTATCCTCTCTGGGGTAAATCCTACGTTTTTGCTGATGGAACAGTGACTTCACCAGCACTGTGGGAACAAATGAGTCGATTAAGTTGGGCGATTCCTATCGGGACTTTTTTGCAATCGGGGTCATCTTCTCCATCTGCTTCCAGTCGGCAACGGCCCGCAGTTTCACCCCCATCGGTTCCCACCCATAGAGAACCAACTTTCTCGGAAGATTTTCCTTCTCCACCCTCGTCAACCCCAAGAGAAAAGAATCCCGCTCCCACACCACTCTGGTAA
- a CDS encoding tetratricopeptide repeat-containing S1 family peptidase has product MSNNFLKISAALVGLAVFVVSPQIAKASTTEQIEKIAEKITVLIPSEEEGANGKITANGSGSIIAKEGKVYTVLTASHVICKDARDACKFYYDQLKIITWDGKQYPLDYNSIKKLPGVDLALVQFQSDQNYQLATLANYQVADEQFIFASGWPDPKFIGQRKRLFNVGKVLPKAITPLLKIFPPELGYEIVYTSVTYGGMSGGPVLDLNGRVIAVHGQNEAEKIEKVPVPIGFSLAIPITTFLKLAPRSGIQGQINVENSPPNALSLQEIGDELYKAFQVPNNNDTNPLNWLNQGNTMWRLGQLSLAYAAYEKALQLDAQLYQAWYGKGLVLTYWKRSQEALAAYEQALKINPKSDTAKKLRDKLQESLGGGNTPSLTPSQPTTAPTVEPSPQPSNPRRLW; this is encoded by the coding sequence ATGAGCAACAATTTCTTGAAAATTTCCGCCGCCCTAGTTGGTCTAGCGGTGTTTGTGGTTTCTCCTCAGATTGCTAAGGCATCAACAACTGAGCAGATAGAAAAAATTGCTGAAAAGATTACCGTTTTAATCCCCTCAGAAGAAGAGGGGGCGAATGGGAAAATTACTGCTAATGGCTCTGGATCGATTATTGCCAAAGAAGGAAAAGTTTATACTGTTCTTACTGCTAGTCATGTAATCTGTAAAGATGCTAGAGATGCCTGCAAGTTCTATTACGATCAACTAAAAATTATTACCTGGGATGGCAAGCAATATCCGCTCGATTACAATAGCATCAAAAAATTACCCGGAGTAGATCTAGCTCTCGTACAGTTTCAGAGCGACCAAAATTATCAATTAGCGACCTTGGCTAACTATCAAGTAGCTGACGAACAATTTATTTTTGCTTCTGGATGGCCGGACCCGAAATTTATCGGCCAGCGGAAACGATTGTTCAATGTGGGGAAAGTGCTACCCAAGGCCATTACACCCTTGCTGAAAATATTTCCCCCAGAGTTGGGGTATGAGATAGTTTATACCAGTGTCACCTATGGGGGCATGAGTGGCGGTCCAGTGTTGGATCTCAATGGACGAGTCATTGCGGTTCACGGACAAAATGAAGCCGAAAAAATCGAAAAGGTTCCCGTGCCAATTGGCTTTAGTCTCGCTATTCCCATCACTACTTTTTTGAAATTAGCACCCCGGTCTGGCATTCAAGGGCAGATAAATGTCGAAAATTCGCCTCCCAATGCCTTATCTTTGCAAGAAATTGGGGATGAATTATACAAGGCTTTTCAAGTTCCCAATAATAACGATACTAATCCCCTAAACTGGCTCAATCAAGGCAATACAATGTGGCGGTTAGGACAATTATCCCTCGCCTATGCCGCCTATGAAAAAGCCTTGCAACTCGATGCTCAACTCTATCAAGCTTGGTATGGGAAAGGTCTGGTCTTGACCTACTGGAAACGCTCCCAAGAGGCGCTGGCCGCCTACGAACAAGCTCTCAAAATTAATCCTAAGTCCGATACCGCCAAAAAACTGCGAGACAAGCTCCAAGAATCTTTAGGGGGAGGAAATACCCCTTCTCTAACCCCCTCACAGCCAACCACCGCGCCCACCGTGGAGCCTTCACCACAGCCCTCTAATCCAAGGAGACTATGGTGA
- a CDS encoding sulfotransferase family protein yields MNEEIKYHLRNLVTLRTFAPRFSDNLFFIFGCQRSGTTLLLSILNAHPQIHSIDESEFPSPYPFPSAQRLMLAKLKKEYLCLKMLEHSNKLDFLKKFYPKAKIVWPVRNPYSAIASMLDLVNSRSRTNWIERCAKTEIERLKPFYPETLGQYDLDKLSTIELGAIYWSYKNSYPKFMEDSGFSVFKLSYENLITNPRETLEDIVNFLEIEWHDNLLNFHEVNPSKSLAGGTRTDRPINPTKTNSLKGLNEQDVETINQICQSVMQDYNYPILDKLSSN; encoded by the coding sequence ATGAATGAGGAAATCAAGTATCATCTCAGAAACTTAGTCACTTTAAGAACGTTTGCTCCAAGATTTTCTGACAACCTGTTTTTTATTTTTGGCTGTCAAAGAAGTGGAACAACTTTACTACTATCTATTCTCAACGCTCATCCCCAGATTCACAGTATAGATGAATCAGAATTTCCCAGTCCCTATCCTTTTCCCTCAGCTCAACGATTGATGTTAGCTAAGTTAAAGAAAGAGTACCTTTGCTTGAAAATGTTGGAGCATTCTAATAAACTAGACTTTTTGAAAAAGTTTTATCCTAAAGCAAAAATAGTTTGGCCTGTGAGAAATCCCTATAGCGCAATTGCCTCAATGCTTGATCTGGTTAATTCTCGTTCACGAACTAATTGGATTGAAAGATGTGCCAAAACAGAAATTGAGCGCCTCAAACCGTTTTATCCTGAAACTTTAGGACAGTACGATCTCGATAAACTATCAACAATTGAATTAGGAGCAATTTACTGGTCTTATAAAAATAGCTATCCTAAGTTTATGGAAGATAGTGGCTTTAGTGTTTTTAAGTTGTCCTATGAAAATTTAATAACCAATCCTCGGGAAACTTTAGAAGATATAGTTAACTTTCTAGAGATTGAGTGGCATGATAATTTGCTTAATTTTCATGAGGTAAATCCTAGTAAATCTTTAGCCGGTGGGACAAGAACTGATCGACCGATCAATCCTACAAAAACCAATAGCTTAAAAGGTTTAAATGAACAAGATGTCGAGACAATTAATCAAATTTGTCAATCAGTGATGCAAGATTATAACTACCCAATACTTGACAAATTATCAAGTAATTAA
- a CDS encoding Rpn family recombination-promoting nuclease/putative transposase, protein MKTDSIFYQLLQRFPACFFDLLNLPPETANSYQFSSVEVKQLSFRLDGVFLPDTPNQPIYFLEVQFQKDNRFYSRFFSEIFLYLHQTDLSNNWQGVVIYPRRSVESVETARYGELINSGRILRFYLEELREVESLGISMLQLIIAPTARAIEQGKQLIPRIRQAFPKVKQQQELLELIETILVYKLPQVSRKEIEAMFSLSDLKQTKVYQEALEEGREEGREEGRQEGELAAKLASIPRLLALGLNFEQIAQALELEIEQVKQATQGE, encoded by the coding sequence GTGAAAACTGACAGTATTTTCTATCAACTATTACAAAGATTTCCCGCTTGTTTCTTTGATTTGTTGAACCTTCCCCCCGAAACCGCCAATTCTTATCAATTCTCCTCGGTGGAAGTTAAACAATTGTCCTTTCGTCTCGATGGAGTCTTTTTGCCTGATACACCCAATCAGCCTATCTATTTCCTAGAAGTACAATTTCAGAAAGATAATAGGTTTTATTCCCGTTTCTTCAGTGAAATCTTCCTCTATCTCCACCAAACGGACTTAAGCAACAACTGGCAGGGAGTAGTTATTTATCCTCGGCGTTCAGTGGAAAGCGTAGAGACGGCTCGTTATGGGGAGTTAATCAACTCCGGCAGGATTTTACGTTTTTATCTCGAGGAATTAAGGGAAGTGGAATCCCTGGGAATATCGATGTTACAATTAATTATAGCACCAACCGCCAGAGCGATCGAGCAGGGAAAACAATTAATTCCACGGATTAGACAAGCATTCCCTAAGGTCAAACAACAGCAAGAACTTTTAGAATTGATAGAGACAATCTTGGTTTATAAGTTACCCCAAGTCAGTAGAAAGGAGATAGAAGCGATGTTTAGTTTAAGTGATTTAAAACAAACTAAAGTGTATCAGGAAGCTTTAGAAGAAGGTAGAGAGGAAGGTAGAGAAGAAGGCCGACAAGAAGGCGAATTAGCGGCAAAATTAGCCTCTATTCCTCGTTTATTGGCCTTAGGATTAAACTTTGAACAGATAGCACAGGCTTTAGAATTAGAAATCGAACAGGTTAAACAAGCAACTCAAGGGGAATAG
- a CDS encoding Uma2 family endonuclease — translation MITSEPIYSLPKTPPLENGDQLSRQEFERRYQNLSEIKKAELIEGIVYMSSPVRVQSHGEPHSDILTWLGVYKAATIGVMSADNTTVRLDADNEVQPDALLRIKIAGQSTISDDDYIEGAPELIVEIAASTASYDLHNKWRVYRRNQVQEYLVWRVYERQLDWFRLNAGEYIKLEPDSRGIIYSQVFPSLWLDVNALLAGNLGQVLTVLQQGLASQEHQDFLKILSQKTDN, via the coding sequence ATGATCACTTCTGAACCTATTTATTCCCTCCCTAAAACCCCTCCTTTAGAAAATGGTGATCAACTAAGTCGCCAGGAATTTGAGCGTCGTTATCAGAACCTTTCTGAAATAAAAAAAGCCGAATTAATTGAAGGAATAGTTTATATGTCTTCTCCTGTACGAGTGCAGAGTCATGGAGAACCTCATTCTGATATTTTAACTTGGTTAGGGGTCTATAAAGCTGCCACAATTGGGGTAATGTCTGCGGATAATACTACAGTGCGTCTGGACGCAGATAATGAAGTACAACCAGATGCTTTACTAAGAATTAAAATTGCTGGACAATCAACTATTAGTGACGATGATTATATCGAAGGTGCGCCGGAATTAATCGTAGAAATTGCCGCTTCTACTGCTTCCTATGATCTCCACAATAAATGGCGAGTTTATCGTCGTAATCAAGTGCAAGAATATCTTGTTTGGCGAGTTTATGAACGTCAATTAGATTGGTTCCGATTAAATGCTGGAGAATATATTAAACTTGAACCCGATAGTCGAGGGATAATTTACTCGCAGGTTTTCCCCAGTCTTTGGTTAGATGTTAATGCTTTATTAGCGGGTAACTTGGGACAGGTTTTGACAGTTTTACAGCAAGGTTTAGCCAGTCAAGAACATCAAGATTTTCTGAAAATATTATCTCAAAAAACTGATAACTGA
- a CDS encoding COP23 domain-containing protein, translating into MTLQTLTKTLTIALIGVGAALTLQSPSQAQARFECLLPVTGPHVGVPTTYVKVGSNERKPVIRWVSGYSSGSGYTPRQRCLEVTKRFNTLDARPRGIDIITTGYLNGLPVIYSPSHGRERANSSNLLFTLKKGEDATEKIQQLFDLRETGAIEPLFESSSDSVIVYFNKFLENAPVETNPATGSSPSPLPETSPEQPPQKPSGGSVW; encoded by the coding sequence ATGACATTACAAACTTTGACAAAAACTCTGACTATTGCTCTGATTGGTGTAGGAGCTGCCTTGACCTTACAATCACCGAGCCAAGCTCAAGCCAGATTCGAGTGTCTTTTACCAGTGACAGGCCCCCATGTGGGAGTTCCCACAACCTATGTCAAAGTCGGCTCTAATGAACGCAAACCTGTGATTCGTTGGGTTTCTGGTTATTCTAGCGGTTCCGGTTACACTCCCCGGCAACGGTGTCTAGAAGTAACTAAACGATTCAATACCCTTGACGCTCGACCTAGAGGAATTGATATTATTACCACTGGCTATCTCAATGGTCTGCCGGTCATCTATTCCCCTAGTCATGGACGAGAACGGGCAAATAGCAGTAACCTATTATTTACCCTCAAGAAAGGGGAAGACGCAACCGAGAAAATCCAACAGCTATTCGACCTCCGGGAGACAGGCGCCATCGAGCCTTTGTTTGAAAGCTCATCGGATTCTGTCATTGTCTATTTCAATAAATTCCTAGAAAATGCTCCCGTGGAAACAAATCCTGCCACCGGTTCGTCCCCCTCTCCACTGCCGGAGACTTCTCCCGAACAACCCCCCCAAAAACCATCAGGCGGTTCTGTTTGGTAA